Below is a genomic region from Candidatus Neomarinimicrobiota bacterium.
CTGGCGCGCCACTTCGATTTCGTTTATAACGAGAGTCACTTTGAGGGACGGGATGGCCACCATTCCTCCCCTTTAGCAGGTACCGACTTTGAGAACCTGGTCGTTGCTTTTCACTATCCTGGAAGTTAATTAGCTTTGCTCCATCTCGCGGTCCGGTGTAGAGTGCAGACCAGTAAGGAGGATCCATGAGCGATACCATTTTTGGCAAGATCATCAACAAGGAGATTCCGTCCGATATTATTTACGAGGACGAGCAGTGCGTGGCTTTCAGGGACGTCAATCCGCAGGCGCCGGTGCATTTCCTGGTGGTGCCGCGCAAACCCATTCCCAGACTGCAGGACCTGGCAGCCGAAGACGAGGGCCTCATCGGGTATATCCACAGGGTGATCATCCGGCTGACGGAGCAGGAGGGCATTGCCGACGGTTACCGAGTGGTGGTCAATTCCGGGTCGAGTGCCGGCCAGTCGATCTTTCCCCTGCACTTCCATGTGCTGGGTGGTCGCCCGATGCGCTGGCCCCCCGGATAAGTGACCGCGGTGGTGAGCCAGTCTGCGTGTCGTTGGAAC
It encodes:
- a CDS encoding histidine triad nucleotide-binding protein, whose translation is MSDTIFGKIINKEIPSDIIYEDEQCVAFRDVNPQAPVHFLVVPRKPIPRLQDLAAEDEGLIGYIHRVIIRLTEQEGIADGYRVVVNSGSSAGQSIFPLHFHVLGGRPMRWPPG